The following are encoded together in the Phenylobacterium sp. NIBR 498073 genome:
- the dapF gene encoding diaminopimelate epimerase, which translates to MSRPFLKMNGLGNDFVVVEARTAPFAPTAAEVRAIADRQAGVGCDQLVSIEPSEKADARVRFWNADGDEVGACGNASRCVGWLLMEASGRDQAVIETQGGLLTATRAGDKIVSVDMGEPGLDWRQIPLEEEMDTRGIELQVGPIDDPILHTPGCVSMGNPHVVFFVPDAEAAPVVQVGPMIEHHRLFPEGVNVGFAQIVARDRIRLKVWERGAGLTKACGTGACAALVASYRRGLVDRKATLVLDGGELVIEWRESDGHVIMTGPAQVDFTGTLP; encoded by the coding sequence ATGAGCCGTCCGTTCCTGAAGATGAACGGGCTCGGCAACGACTTCGTCGTGGTCGAGGCCCGCACCGCCCCCTTCGCGCCCACTGCGGCGGAGGTGCGCGCGATCGCCGACCGCCAGGCCGGGGTCGGCTGCGATCAGCTGGTTTCTATAGAGCCGTCGGAAAAAGCTGACGCTCGCGTGCGGTTCTGGAACGCCGACGGCGACGAGGTCGGGGCCTGCGGCAACGCCAGCCGCTGCGTCGGCTGGCTGCTGATGGAGGCCTCTGGTCGCGACCAGGCGGTGATCGAGACTCAAGGCGGCCTGCTGACCGCGACCCGCGCCGGCGACAAGATCGTCAGCGTCGACATGGGCGAGCCGGGCCTCGACTGGCGGCAGATCCCGCTGGAGGAGGAGATGGACACCCGCGGCATAGAGCTGCAGGTCGGCCCCATCGACGATCCGATCCTGCACACGCCCGGCTGCGTCTCGATGGGCAATCCGCACGTGGTGTTCTTCGTGCCGGACGCCGAGGCTGCGCCGGTGGTGCAGGTCGGCCCGATGATCGAGCATCACCGGCTGTTCCCGGAGGGCGTCAATGTCGGCTTCGCCCAGATCGTCGCCCGCGACCGCATCCGGCTGAAAGTGTGGGAACGCGGCGCGGGCCTGACCAAGGCCTGCGGCACCGGCGCCTGCGCGGCGCTGGTGGCCTCCTATCGCCGCGGCCTCGTGGATCGCAAGGCGACCCTGGTGCTGGACGGCGGCGAGCTGGTCATCGAGTGGCGCGAGAGCGACGGCCATGTGATCATGACCGGCCCCGCCCAGGTGGATTTCACCGGAACCCTGCCGTGA
- a CDS encoding prolyl oligopeptidase family serine peptidase: MKLVTAALFGALLATPAAAFAQPADPFIWLEDIDSPRAMAWVEAQNAKTLARLEGDARYQTFLTEGRAILTATDRIPKPAFRAGGVDNFWQDATNTHGIWRHASLASYRSAAPTWDVVLDIDKLAKDEGRNWFWKGATCLKPDQTRCLVRLSNGGGDAVELREFDTVTKTFVEGGFRSPEGKQDAEWIDADTLVAWREWTPGEVTASGYANVVKILKRTGEATEIFRGEKSDVWANASVLRGEGGKTDGVLIQRGLTFFESEYSLYVDGRLTPVALPKKAEFKAYVDGRMIFTLQEAWNGFGAGALIAYDPKDLAAGPALVFQPGPRQAIQAVVDTKGLLAVELLEDVKGAVDVYDLKNGKWTARRLALPKGETLTILSTSGQDDQLFVGAEGFLTPTSLWLADGATGKAQKLKALPARFDASKDQVDQFWATSSDGTKIPYFVVRPKGAKLDGSIPTIMYGYGGFEVAKPPIYIPEMGKIWLERGGAYVIANIRGGGEFGPAWHQAVLRDKRQLAFDDFAAVARDLEARKITSARRLGIYGRSNGGVLTTVSMTQHPELWTAVVVESPLVDMLRYHKLSAGASWVGEYGNPDVAEDHAFIAKYDGYLNLKPGQAYPEPYVTTNTRDDRVHPGHARKFAAKLEALGYPYLYFENTFGGHSNDADPEMNAQRWARHYVYLAQKLMD, translated from the coding sequence ATGAAGCTTGTTACAGCAGCGCTTTTTGGCGCTCTCCTCGCCACCCCGGCCGCCGCCTTCGCGCAACCCGCCGACCCGTTCATCTGGCTTGAGGACATCGACAGCCCGCGCGCGATGGCCTGGGTCGAGGCCCAGAACGCCAAGACCCTGGCGCGGCTGGAGGGCGACGCCCGCTACCAGACCTTCCTCACCGAAGGCCGGGCGATCCTCACCGCCACCGACCGGATCCCGAAGCCGGCCTTCCGGGCGGGCGGCGTCGACAACTTCTGGCAGGACGCGACCAACACCCACGGGATCTGGCGCCACGCCTCCCTCGCCTCCTATCGCAGCGCCGCGCCGACCTGGGACGTCGTGCTGGACATCGACAAGCTGGCCAAGGACGAGGGCCGCAACTGGTTCTGGAAGGGCGCCACCTGCCTGAAGCCGGACCAGACCCGCTGCCTCGTGCGGCTGTCGAACGGCGGCGGCGACGCGGTTGAGTTGCGCGAGTTCGACACCGTGACCAAGACCTTCGTCGAGGGCGGCTTCCGCTCGCCCGAGGGCAAGCAGGACGCCGAGTGGATCGACGCCGACACCCTGGTCGCCTGGCGCGAATGGACGCCCGGCGAGGTCACGGCCTCCGGCTACGCCAACGTGGTCAAGATCCTCAAGCGCACCGGCGAGGCGACCGAAATCTTCCGCGGCGAGAAGAGCGACGTCTGGGCCAACGCCAGCGTGCTGCGCGGCGAAGGCGGCAAGACCGACGGCGTGCTGATCCAGCGCGGCCTGACCTTCTTTGAGTCCGAGTACTCGCTCTATGTCGACGGCCGCCTGACCCCGGTCGCCCTGCCCAAGAAGGCCGAGTTCAAGGCCTATGTGGACGGGCGGATGATCTTCACCCTGCAGGAGGCCTGGAACGGCTTCGGGGCCGGGGCGCTGATCGCCTATGACCCCAAGGATCTCGCCGCGGGGCCGGCGCTGGTCTTCCAACCCGGCCCGCGCCAGGCGATCCAGGCCGTCGTCGACACCAAGGGTCTGCTGGCGGTCGAGCTGCTGGAAGACGTGAAGGGCGCGGTCGACGTCTACGATCTGAAGAACGGCAAGTGGACCGCGCGGCGACTGGCCCTGCCCAAGGGCGAGACGCTGACGATCCTCTCGACCTCCGGCCAGGACGACCAGCTGTTCGTCGGGGCCGAAGGCTTCCTGACGCCAACGAGCCTGTGGCTGGCCGACGGCGCGACCGGCAAGGCGCAAAAGCTGAAGGCGCTGCCGGCCCGCTTCGACGCCAGCAAGGATCAGGTCGACCAGTTCTGGGCGACCTCGTCGGACGGGACCAAGATCCCCTACTTCGTAGTCCGGCCGAAGGGCGCCAAGCTGGACGGGTCGATCCCGACCATCATGTACGGCTACGGCGGGTTCGAGGTCGCCAAGCCGCCGATCTATATCCCCGAGATGGGCAAGATCTGGCTGGAGCGCGGCGGCGCCTATGTGATCGCCAACATCCGCGGCGGCGGCGAGTTCGGCCCGGCCTGGCACCAGGCGGTGCTGCGCGACAAGCGCCAGCTGGCGTTCGACGACTTCGCCGCGGTCGCCCGCGACCTGGAGGCGCGCAAGATCACCTCGGCCCGGCGGCTCGGCATCTACGGCCGCTCCAACGGCGGGGTGCTGACCACCGTCTCGATGACCCAGCATCCGGAGCTGTGGACCGCGGTGGTGGTCGAGAGCCCGCTGGTCGACATGCTGCGCTACCACAAGCTCTCGGCGGGCGCCTCGTGGGTCGGCGAGTACGGGAACCCGGACGTGGCCGAAGACCACGCCTTCATCGCCAAGTACGACGGCTACCTGAACCTGAAGCCCGGCCAGGCCTATCCCGAGCCCTACGTCACCACCAACACGCGCGACGACCGGGTGCACCCCGGCCACGCCCGCAAGTTCGCGGCGAAGCTCGAGGCTCTCGGCTACCCCTACCTCTATTTCGAGAACACCTTCGGCGGCCACTCCAACGACGCCGACCCGGAGATGAACGCCCAACGCTGGGCCCGGCACTATGTCTACCTGGCCCAGAAGCTGATGGACTGA
- a CDS encoding TonB-dependent receptor: MTRLSLLACAAMAPLALATPALADDAADATPVSELIVTGEIAFRDRTETVAPALSYGLEYFQRFEPLTAGDAMKRVPSVAFLSDVLESDGARLRGLDPGYTQILINGERVPGAGLDRSFFVDRIPAELIERIEVVRSASANRSGDAVAGALNIVLRDSQTLDGGYLRAGAILLNDGRVRETLGGVWSGQAGPGRLLVGASIQGRRNPKEKTSWRYDEPGGALDNIEVQSDTRNGTDYTFNAAYEVQVGGGDLELSGLFVRTDRFADEDSWEYQDGNIRNRDLSVTNDNNVDITTDNWSLNGKFTREMFGGKTRFKAGYAVFNDQQDEIEEEYEYLRDSNPFPEDDRFTGDLTHSRLKDKELSLAIEHERELGFATVEFGVQFVDKNRDTDITTDRNRVTIPNPPAARPTLPGVYGPFLPVPGGVNKIEETRIDPYLMFSGGQDALKWEAGLRYETTSSKITDETAPAADRTVDKDYQFLLPSAHLRYSLSEDDRINASVARTVRRPGFGQISPAVLLAEMGDNDFVGNPDLKPETAWGLDLGYERRLGTRGVAGVNLFYRKVSDLIEVANTGVEGSEGEDTFLLTARNAGDGSVWGVELDLSTPLTMFGMEHTGVFLNYSWLDSEIDDPFGSRRFNDQSKYVFNVGFIQDLPTWGAAFGATYRKQGDAFGRIVGEEVTTSYGADLEVFVEKRFGQNFVLRLTGSNLLDAKKEETFNKFNTIEEQRSRDFDEYEVESEKAGPVFQLVGRYAF; encoded by the coding sequence ATGACGCGACTTTCACTGCTCGCCTGCGCGGCGATGGCGCCGCTTGCGCTGGCCACGCCCGCCCTGGCCGATGACGCGGCCGACGCCACGCCGGTATCGGAACTGATCGTCACCGGCGAGATCGCCTTCCGCGACCGCACCGAGACGGTGGCGCCGGCCCTGTCCTACGGCCTTGAGTACTTCCAGCGGTTCGAGCCGCTGACCGCCGGCGACGCCATGAAGCGCGTGCCCAGCGTCGCCTTCCTGTCCGACGTGCTGGAGAGCGACGGCGCGCGGCTGCGCGGCCTGGACCCCGGCTACACCCAGATCCTGATCAACGGCGAGCGGGTGCCCGGCGCCGGTCTTGACCGTTCGTTCTTCGTCGACCGCATCCCGGCCGAACTGATCGAGCGCATCGAGGTCGTGCGCTCGGCCAGCGCCAACCGCAGCGGCGACGCCGTGGCCGGCGCCCTGAACATCGTGCTGCGCGACAGCCAGACCCTGGACGGCGGCTATCTGCGCGCCGGCGCCATTCTGCTCAACGACGGGCGCGTGCGCGAGACCCTCGGCGGCGTCTGGTCCGGTCAGGCCGGACCTGGCCGGCTGCTGGTCGGCGCCAGCATCCAGGGACGCCGCAATCCCAAGGAGAAGACGAGCTGGCGCTATGACGAGCCGGGCGGCGCCCTCGACAACATCGAGGTGCAATCCGACACCCGCAACGGCACGGACTATACCTTCAACGCCGCTTACGAGGTTCAGGTCGGCGGCGGGGACCTGGAGCTATCGGGTCTGTTCGTGCGCACCGACCGGTTCGCCGACGAGGACTCCTGGGAGTACCAGGACGGCAATATCCGCAATCGGGATCTCTCGGTCACCAACGACAACAATGTCGACATCACCACCGACAACTGGTCGCTGAACGGCAAGTTCACCCGCGAGATGTTCGGCGGCAAGACCCGCTTCAAGGCCGGCTACGCGGTCTTCAACGACCAGCAGGACGAGATCGAGGAGGAATACGAATACCTCCGCGACTCCAACCCGTTCCCGGAAGACGACCGCTTCACCGGCGACCTCACCCACTCGCGGCTGAAGGACAAGGAGCTGTCGCTGGCGATCGAGCACGAGCGCGAGCTTGGCTTCGCGACGGTCGAGTTCGGCGTGCAGTTCGTCGACAAGAACCGCGACACCGACATCACGACCGACCGCAACCGGGTGACGATCCCCAATCCGCCGGCCGCGCGGCCGACCCTGCCGGGCGTCTATGGTCCGTTCCTGCCGGTTCCGGGCGGGGTCAACAAGATTGAGGAGACGCGGATCGATCCCTACCTGATGTTCTCCGGCGGCCAGGACGCGCTGAAGTGGGAAGCGGGCCTGCGCTACGAGACCACCAGCAGCAAGATCACCGACGAGACCGCACCGGCCGCGGACCGCACGGTGGACAAGGACTACCAGTTCCTGCTGCCCTCGGCGCACCTGCGCTACAGCCTCTCGGAGGACGACCGGATCAACGCCTCGGTGGCGCGCACCGTCCGCCGCCCAGGCTTTGGCCAGATCTCGCCGGCGGTGCTGCTGGCCGAGATGGGCGACAACGACTTCGTCGGCAATCCGGACCTGAAGCCGGAGACCGCCTGGGGCCTGGACCTCGGCTATGAGCGCCGGCTCGGGACCCGCGGCGTCGCCGGGGTGAACCTGTTCTACCGCAAGGTCTCGGACCTGATCGAAGTGGCCAACACCGGCGTCGAGGGCAGCGAGGGCGAGGACACCTTCCTGCTCACCGCCCGCAACGCCGGCGACGGCTCGGTCTGGGGCGTCGAACTCGACCTCTCGACCCCGCTCACCATGTTCGGGATGGAGCACACCGGCGTGTTCCTCAACTACTCCTGGCTGGACAGCGAAATCGACGACCCGTTCGGCTCGCGCCGGTTCAACGACCAGTCGAAGTACGTGTTCAATGTCGGCTTCATCCAGGACCTGCCCACCTGGGGTGCGGCGTTCGGGGCCACCTATCGCAAGCAGGGCGACGCCTTCGGCCGCATCGTCGGCGAGGAGGTCACCACCAGCTACGGCGCCGACCTGGAGGTGTTCGTCGAAAAGCGCTTCGGCCAGAACTTCGTGCTGCGTCTGACCGGCTCGAACCTGCTCGACGCCAAGAAGGAAGAGACCTTCAACAAGTTCAACACGATCGAAGAACAGCGCAGCCGCGACTTCGACGAGTACGAGGTCGAGAGCGAGAAGGCCGGTCCGGTGTTCCAGCTGGTCGGGCGCTACGCGTTCTAG
- a CDS encoding phytase, with amino-acid sequence MTIVAISSLAMGCAAIDPESVSDSAGMTLGTGTPVLAAGETAAVGTTARDAADDPEIWADPRDPSRGVIFGTDKKAGLYVYDLAGKDRQFLAEGPLNNVDLRDGFTVNGKAQVLVGASDRRGTIAFYLLDPDSLAVTPWGRTPVKVSEPYGFCMGRVGGETVAVMVGKDGDVAQFTVSDQSGKPAVRLTRSFAVGSQAEGCVVDDAAGVLYVAEEAKGIWRYSLDPASGGARTHFAPAPSDILKPDVEGLTLLREGGATYLLASSQGDSAFAVWRVDGAEPAYAGRFSIVPGAGVDAVTGTDGLAALGGPVGVFPEGLIVVQDDADTDGETTGPRARQNFKLVDWRAVKSALGIR; translated from the coding sequence GTGACAATCGTCGCAATTTCATCCCTCGCCATGGGATGCGCCGCCATCGACCCGGAAAGCGTCTCGGACTCCGCCGGCATGACGCTGGGAACCGGGACCCCGGTGCTCGCGGCCGGCGAGACCGCGGCGGTCGGCACCACCGCGCGCGACGCGGCCGACGACCCGGAAATCTGGGCCGACCCGCGCGATCCCTCGCGCGGCGTGATCTTCGGCACCGACAAGAAGGCCGGGCTCTACGTCTACGACCTGGCCGGCAAGGATCGTCAGTTCCTGGCCGAGGGGCCGTTGAACAATGTCGACCTGCGGGACGGCTTCACCGTGAACGGCAAGGCCCAGGTGCTGGTCGGGGCCAGCGACCGCCGCGGGACGATCGCCTTCTATCTGCTCGATCCCGACAGCCTGGCGGTGACGCCCTGGGGCCGCACGCCGGTCAAGGTCAGCGAACCTTACGGCTTCTGCATGGGCAGGGTCGGCGGCGAGACGGTCGCGGTGATGGTCGGCAAGGACGGCGACGTCGCCCAGTTCACGGTCAGCGACCAGAGCGGCAAGCCGGCGGTGCGGCTGACCCGCAGCTTTGCAGTCGGCTCGCAGGCCGAAGGCTGCGTCGTCGACGATGCGGCGGGCGTGCTCTACGTCGCCGAGGAGGCCAAGGGCATCTGGCGCTACAGCCTCGACCCCGCCAGCGGCGGGGCCCGCACCCATTTCGCCCCTGCGCCCAGCGACATCCTCAAGCCGGACGTCGAGGGCCTGACCCTGCTGCGCGAGGGCGGCGCGACCTATCTGCTGGCCTCCAGCCAGGGCGACAGCGCCTTCGCTGTGTGGCGGGTGGACGGGGCCGAGCCGGCCTATGCCGGCCGCTTCTCGATCGTGCCGGGGGCGGGCGTGGACGCGGTCACCGGCACCGACGGTCTGGCCGCGCTGGGCGGCCCGGTCGGGGTGTTTCCCGAAGGCCTGATCGTGGTGCAGGACGACGCCGACACCGACGGCGAGACCACCGGCCCGCGCGCCCGCCAGAACTTCAAGCTGGTCGACTGGCGCGCCGTGAAGTCGGCGTTGGGGATCAGGTAA
- a CDS encoding DUF2218 domain-containing protein, whose product MKSSATVPTANAGRYMVQLCKHFGHKVPAEWNDHEGKITFEMGEAALRAAPETLMMVARAGDPESLSRLEKVMDSHLKRFAFREPEMAVEWRRGA is encoded by the coding sequence ATGAAATCGAGCGCCACGGTGCCCACGGCCAACGCCGGCCGCTACATGGTGCAGCTCTGCAAGCACTTCGGCCACAAGGTCCCGGCCGAGTGGAACGACCACGAGGGCAAGATCACCTTCGAAATGGGCGAGGCGGCTTTGCGCGCCGCGCCCGAGACCCTGATGATGGTGGCCCGCGCGGGCGATCCCGAAAGCCTGTCGCGCCTGGAAAAGGTGATGGACAGCCACCTCAAGCGCTTCGCCTTCCGAGAGCCGGAGATGGCCGTGGAATGGCGGCGCGGGGCGTGA
- a CDS encoding PadR family transcriptional regulator, producing MHRHHHWKAHREHRGRGPFGGGFGYGGEHWGGRGRGGPRIGRLLEHGDLRFVILALLKDKPSHGYELIRALEERTGGSYRPSPGVIYPTLSLLEDEGFARPTGAEGGRKAYEITETGLEALERNKPAVDAVFARLDEAAESSPRASPRVARAMQNLAMAVRMKLSSERPSEAQVDAIVAAIDEAVAKIEKA from the coding sequence ATGCATCGACATCATCATTGGAAAGCTCATCGCGAGCATCGCGGCCGCGGCCCGTTCGGCGGCGGCTTTGGCTACGGCGGCGAGCACTGGGGCGGCCGCGGTCGCGGCGGTCCGCGCATCGGCCGCCTGCTGGAGCACGGCGACCTGCGCTTCGTCATCCTGGCGCTGCTGAAGGACAAGCCGAGCCACGGCTATGAGCTGATCCGCGCCCTCGAAGAACGCACCGGCGGATCGTATCGTCCGAGCCCCGGCGTGATCTATCCGACCCTGAGCCTGCTGGAAGACGAGGGCTTCGCCCGCCCGACCGGCGCCGAGGGCGGACGCAAGGCCTACGAGATCACCGAGACCGGCCTCGAAGCGCTGGAGCGGAACAAGCCGGCGGTGGACGCGGTTTTCGCTCGACTGGACGAAGCGGCGGAATCCTCGCCGCGCGCCTCGCCCCGCGTGGCCCGGGCCATGCAGAACCTGGCCATGGCCGTGCGGATGAAGCTCTCGAGCGAACGCCCGAGCGAGGCGCAGGTGGACGCGATCGTCGCGGCCATCGACGAGGCGGTCGCCAAGATCGAGAAGGCCTGA
- a CDS encoding hydrogen peroxide-inducible genes activator, with protein MNLPTLRQLQYLKLLAEHGSFGRAADAAHVTQPTLSAGVQELEKILGGPVVDRARSGVILTSIGEVALGKATTILNEAEELVQSARNAGQPLTGRFRLGVIPTVAPFLLPRALPLLRARFPKLRLYLREDLTHRLIALLKAGQLDAALIALPYDMSGLAHAHVSDDELLAALPRSHPLARQAAAPPSALESEDLILLEDGHCLRDHALAACGLQPPRATGEEEAFAATSLPTLVQMVGSGLGVTFLPAMAVAAGLTEAADVAVMPLEAAHPTREIVVAWRAGSSRAAEGRLLAETLRT; from the coding sequence ATGAACCTGCCCACCCTGCGACAGCTCCAGTACCTCAAGCTCCTGGCCGAGCACGGTTCCTTCGGGCGCGCGGCCGACGCCGCCCACGTCACCCAGCCGACGCTCTCGGCCGGCGTGCAGGAGCTGGAGAAGATCCTTGGCGGCCCGGTCGTCGACCGCGCCCGCTCAGGGGTGATCCTGACCTCGATCGGCGAGGTGGCGCTCGGCAAGGCGACGACCATCCTCAACGAGGCCGAGGAGCTGGTGCAGTCGGCCCGCAACGCCGGCCAGCCGCTGACCGGCCGCTTCCGGCTGGGGGTGATCCCGACGGTCGCCCCGTTCCTGCTGCCGCGGGCGCTGCCGCTGCTGCGCGCGCGCTTCCCGAAGCTGCGGCTCTATCTGCGCGAGGACCTCACCCATCGGCTGATCGCGCTGCTCAAGGCCGGCCAGCTGGACGCCGCCCTGATCGCCTTGCCCTACGACATGAGCGGCCTTGCCCACGCCCACGTCTCGGACGACGAACTGCTGGCCGCCCTGCCGCGCAGCCATCCGCTGGCGCGGCAGGCCGCCGCCCCGCCTTCGGCGCTGGAAAGCGAGGACCTGATCCTGCTGGAGGACGGCCATTGCCTGCGCGACCACGCCCTGGCCGCCTGCGGGCTGCAGCCGCCCCGGGCGACCGGCGAGGAGGAGGCGTTCGCGGCGACCTCGCTGCCGACCCTGGTGCAGATGGTCGGCTCGGGCCTGGGGGTCACCTTTCTGCCGGCCATGGCGGTGGCGGCCGGCCTGACCGAGGCGGCGGACGTGGCGGTGATGCCGCTGGAGGCCGCCCACCCGACCCGCGAGATCGTCGTCGCCTGGCGCGCCGGCTCCAGCCGCGCGGCGGAAGGCCGGCTGCTCGCCGAGACCCTGCGGACCTGA
- a CDS encoding peroxiredoxin has translation MLGVGEKLPEFKVVGVKPKFNRHEENGESAFETVTNESFPGKWKVIFFYPKDFTFVCPTEIAEFARLNPQFEERDAVVLGGSTDNEHSKLGWRREHPDLNSLAIWNFADNSGKFARALGVLNEDEGVALRATFVVDPHNVVQHVYVTNLNVGRAPADTLRVLDALQTDELCPCNRAVGGETLAA, from the coding sequence ATGCTCGGCGTTGGTGAAAAGCTTCCGGAATTCAAGGTCGTCGGCGTGAAGCCGAAGTTCAACCGTCACGAAGAAAACGGCGAAAGCGCGTTCGAGACCGTCACCAACGAATCGTTCCCCGGCAAGTGGAAGGTCATCTTCTTCTACCCGAAGGACTTCACCTTCGTTTGCCCGACCGAGATCGCCGAGTTCGCCCGCCTGAACCCGCAGTTCGAAGAGCGCGACGCCGTCGTGCTTGGCGGCTCGACCGACAACGAGCACTCCAAGCTCGGCTGGCGCCGTGAGCACCCGGACCTGAACAGCCTGGCGATCTGGAACTTCGCCGACAACAGCGGCAAGTTCGCCCGCGCCCTCGGCGTGCTGAACGAAGACGAGGGCGTCGCCCTGCGCGCCACCTTCGTGGTCGACCCGCACAACGTCGTGCAGCACGTCTACGTGACCAACCTGAACGTGGGCCGCGCTCCGGCCGACACCCTGCGCGTCCTCGACGCGCTGCAAACCGACGAACTCTGCCCGTGCAACCGCGCGGTCGGCGGCGAGACCCTGGCGGCGTAA
- a CDS encoding carboxymuconolactone decarboxylase family protein — translation MSLDALRETLPAYAKDLSLNLSSLANETLLTDQQKWGAFVASAHAVGVPAVIKAVDAAAAAAGLSAEAATAAKAAAAIMGMNNVYYRSLHLLSNPEYKTLPAKLRMNILANPGVEKVDFEMWSTAVSAINGCGMCLDAHESELKKHSVPNTSIQAMLRIGAVVNAVSRVIAAEAASAA, via the coding sequence ATGTCGCTCGACGCCCTGCGCGAGACGCTGCCCGCCTACGCCAAGGACCTCAGCCTCAACCTGTCGAGCCTGGCCAACGAGACCCTGCTCACCGACCAGCAGAAGTGGGGCGCCTTCGTCGCCTCGGCCCACGCGGTGGGGGTGCCGGCGGTGATCAAGGCGGTCGACGCCGCCGCCGCGGCCGCCGGCCTCTCGGCGGAAGCGGCGACCGCGGCCAAGGCCGCCGCCGCCATCATGGGCATGAACAACGTCTACTACCGCTCGCTGCACCTGCTCTCGAACCCCGAGTACAAGACCCTGCCGGCCAAGCTGCGGATGAACATCCTGGCCAACCCGGGCGTCGAGAAGGTCGATTTCGAGATGTGGTCGACCGCCGTCTCGGCGATCAACGGCTGCGGCATGTGCCTGGACGCCCACGAGTCCGAGCTGAAGAAGCACAGCGTGCCCAACACTTCGATCCAGGCGATGCTGCGCATCGGCGCGGTGGTCAACGCCGTCAGCCGCGTGATCGCCGCCGAGGCCGCCTCGGCCGCCTGA
- a CDS encoding NUDIX domain-containing protein, producing MSVSDRIRVRDVRLLSDNWYVLKATTFDWRRADGSWQTQSRETYDRGNGAALLPYNLAARTVVLTRQFRYPAYVNGYDDLLIEAPAGLLDNASPEERIRAEVEEETGYRLGEIRKIFECFMSPGSVTEKLHFFVGEYDAAMRVGDGGGLETEGEEIAVLELPFDQAMTMIGTGEIADAKTIMLLQYAALNIFRS from the coding sequence ATGTCCGTGTCAGACCGTATCCGCGTGCGCGACGTGCGCCTGCTGTCCGACAACTGGTACGTGCTGAAGGCCACGACCTTCGACTGGCGGCGGGCCGACGGAAGCTGGCAGACCCAGAGCCGCGAGACCTACGACCGCGGCAACGGCGCGGCGCTGCTGCCCTACAATCTCGCCGCCCGCACGGTCGTCCTGACCCGGCAGTTCCGCTATCCCGCCTATGTGAACGGCTACGACGACCTGCTGATCGAGGCCCCCGCCGGCCTGCTCGACAACGCCTCGCCCGAGGAACGCATCCGCGCCGAGGTCGAGGAGGAGACCGGCTACCGGCTGGGCGAGATCCGCAAGATCTTCGAATGCTTCATGAGCCCCGGCTCGGTGACCGAGAAGCTGCACTTCTTCGTCGGCGAATACGACGCGGCCATGCGGGTCGGCGACGGCGGCGGGCTGGAGACCGAGGGCGAGGAGATCGCCGTCCTGGAGCTGCCGTTCGATCAGGCGATGACGATGATCGGCACGGGCGAGATCGCCGACGCCAAGACCATCATGCTGCTGCAGTACGCCGCGCTGAACATCTTCAGGTCCTAG